From the Alkalibacter rhizosphaerae genome, one window contains:
- the mutL gene encoding DNA mismatch repair endonuclease MutL produces MRIQLLDEQTAAKIAAGEVVVDPSAVVKELVENAIDAKATAITINIEDGGKSKIEVTDNGLGIDFEDVELAFARHGTSKIQTMEDLDQLETLGFRGEALASIAAVSRVRVKTSSRKDGLGTMYSHRGNHQEKEAIAWARGTSILVEDLFYNTPARLKHLKKSNDENRKIIRMVQVLSMSHPEISFGLFLDGSSYMKTPGRGDLLLVLQSVFGNQQVGRWMEATYENEPLQLNGYLGSPYETKRNRDHQFIFINNRYISETRFNKAIEDAYGSMLMINQHPVFVLNIHLPSHMLDVNIHPAKTKVQVHNESLFLLLLKDGIRQILRSNLDAKKVEGMKPKEAAPFELREDPKRSDQVETFRFISDTHPVASYEPDRAYETVKIVVEEAGEKQKGETENRLALLLKDGKFLGQLFSTYVMLEKDASTLILIDQHAAHERILYEKMTRAQRDKNVDAQTIMPVRYDLPPDRFVLLMENQDIFASLGFEFTSFGDNQIALRGVPVLLGEPASADLLLKILEEEMLENGTLQERIILAACKKAVKANQKLSKNEIDIMLEQLLSCDIPFTCPHGRPIVVTMDKYGVEKLFKRVT; encoded by the coding sequence ATGAGAATACAGTTGTTGGATGAACAAACGGCAGCAAAAATTGCTGCAGGAGAAGTCGTCGTCGATCCATCTGCCGTAGTGAAAGAATTGGTGGAAAATGCCATCGACGCCAAAGCGACTGCCATAACGATCAACATCGAAGATGGAGGAAAATCAAAAATCGAAGTGACCGACAATGGACTGGGCATTGATTTTGAAGATGTGGAGTTGGCTTTTGCGCGTCATGGAACCAGCAAGATCCAAACCATGGAAGATTTGGATCAACTTGAAACTTTGGGCTTTCGAGGGGAGGCCCTGGCCAGCATCGCAGCCGTATCCCGTGTCCGTGTCAAAACGTCATCCAGAAAGGACGGTTTGGGGACCATGTACTCTCATCGCGGGAATCATCAGGAAAAGGAAGCCATAGCCTGGGCACGGGGGACATCCATATTGGTGGAAGATCTTTTTTACAATACACCCGCAAGATTGAAACATTTGAAAAAGAGCAACGATGAAAACAGAAAAATCATCCGAATGGTTCAAGTATTGTCCATGTCCCACCCAGAGATCTCTTTTGGTTTGTTTTTAGACGGGTCATCCTATATGAAGACACCGGGAAGAGGAGACCTTTTGCTTGTCCTTCAAAGTGTTTTCGGCAATCAGCAAGTGGGGAGATGGATGGAAGCCACCTATGAGAATGAACCATTGCAGTTGAATGGGTATTTGGGAAGTCCCTATGAAACCAAGCGAAATCGGGATCACCAATTTATATTCATCAATAATCGGTACATCAGCGAAACCCGGTTCAACAAGGCCATAGAAGACGCTTATGGCAGCATGTTGATGATCAATCAGCATCCTGTTTTTGTACTGAACATCCACTTGCCCAGTCATATGCTGGACGTCAACATCCATCCGGCCAAGACCAAAGTGCAAGTCCATAACGAAAGCCTGTTTCTTCTCCTATTGAAAGACGGGATCCGACAGATCTTGAGAAGTAATCTTGACGCAAAAAAAGTAGAAGGAATGAAACCAAAAGAAGCGGCACCCTTTGAACTGCGGGAAGATCCAAAGAGATCCGACCAGGTCGAAACCTTTCGTTTCATATCGGATACTCATCCCGTTGCGTCCTACGAACCGGACAGGGCATATGAAACGGTGAAAATAGTAGTGGAAGAAGCAGGCGAAAAGCAAAAGGGAGAAACGGAAAATCGATTGGCACTTCTGTTAAAGGATGGAAAATTCTTAGGCCAGCTGTTCTCCACCTATGTCATGTTGGAAAAAGACGCATCTACCCTGATCTTGATCGATCAACATGCAGCTCATGAACGGATCCTGTATGAGAAAATGACCAGGGCTCAAAGGGATAAGAATGTGGATGCACAGACCATTATGCCGGTGCGCTATGATCTTCCGCCGGATCGGTTTGTCTTGTTGATGGAGAATCAAGATATCTTTGCTTCGCTGGGTTTCGAGTTCACCTCCTTCGGAGACAATCAGATCGCCCTTCGAGGTGTTCCCGTATTGCTGGGAGAACCGGCCTCTGCCGATCTGCTCTTGAAGATTCTGGAAGAAGAAATGCTGGAAAACGGGACCCTGCAGGAACGGATCATATTGGCGGCTTGCAAGAAAGCGGTGAAAGCCAACCAAAAGCTGTCGAAAAACGAAATAGACATCATGCTGGAACAATTGCTCTCTTGTGATATTCCCTTCACTTGCCCCCATGGTAGACCCATTGTTGTCACCATGGACAAATATGGAGTGGAAAAACTGTTCAAGAGAGTAACATAA
- the mutS gene encoding DNA mismatch repair protein MutS has product MEQLTPMMRQYLEVHEKVKDAILFFRLGDFYEMFFDDAITASRELDITLTGRECGLDEKAPMCGVPYHAAESYIAKLIEKGYKVAICEQVEDPKEAKGIVKRDIVRVLSPGTMTEGKYLKEHSNNYLMSICGNVLETGIAYVDLSTGEFYVTQFSIYENKGLLLDEIAKINPSELLMNTVVYKDKGINDALSRTSNGYINVLPNRYFELERSKNRIAQAMSVYSVHSLGLENRELAMKAAGALLAYIEETQMQVMQHVNALHYYDVGQFMALDHATRSNLELTKTIRGGEKKGSLLGLLDKTRTSMGSRKLKQWLDEPLTDAKKINLRLEAVEILFDQPMQRDTLKNRLEQIYDLKRLVGKMSMGTCNAKDLLALKDSIYQIPPIKEVMLALNAPLWEEMIRSLDDLGDIGELLERSIDPDPPLSVKEGNMIRDGYHEEVDHYREITTDSKNLLLKMEQREREKSGIRSLKIKYNKVFGYYIEVTNSNLSSVPPDYIRKQTLANSERYFTPELKELENSILEADQKLEELEYILFQEIRSEILKSLDRIKTTAEIISQVDVLYALAQVSFENNYIRPKVDESKEILIVEGRHPVVESMLENNAFVPNSVEVDTKDNRMIIITGPNMAGKSTYIRQIALIVLMAQTGCFVPAAQAKIGVVDRIFTRVGASDDLASGHSTFMVEMSEVSNILQNATKDSLVILDEVGRGTSTFDGLSIAWAVVEHLVDHVGCKTFFATHYHELTEMEEVKEGVRNYCIKVQERETGVLFLRKIVSGSADKSYGIEVAKLAGLPEPVIRRANELLVVLEQKEDKVKKSKSLAQTLPIVEDRVNLFNYKDKQIIEELDQLPLDEMTPMESMNYLYALKKRVTEVKE; this is encoded by the coding sequence ATGGAACAGTTGACTCCCATGATGCGTCAGTATCTGGAAGTACATGAAAAAGTCAAAGATGCCATCTTGTTTTTTCGCTTGGGCGATTTCTATGAGATGTTTTTTGATGATGCCATAACCGCCTCGAGAGAACTGGACATCACATTGACGGGTCGGGAATGCGGATTGGATGAAAAAGCACCCATGTGCGGTGTTCCTTATCATGCAGCGGAAAGTTATATTGCAAAACTGATCGAAAAAGGGTACAAGGTCGCCATTTGTGAACAAGTAGAAGATCCCAAGGAAGCAAAAGGGATCGTCAAACGGGATATCGTCCGGGTTTTGTCTCCCGGTACTATGACGGAAGGGAAATATTTAAAAGAGCATAGCAACAATTATCTGATGAGCATTTGCGGAAATGTTTTGGAAACAGGTATAGCCTACGTGGACCTGTCCACCGGAGAATTTTATGTGACCCAGTTTTCCATTTATGAAAACAAAGGATTACTGTTGGACGAGATCGCAAAAATCAACCCGTCGGAATTGTTGATGAACACGGTGGTTTATAAAGATAAAGGAATCAACGATGCTTTGAGCAGAACCAGCAACGGGTATATCAACGTATTGCCGAACCGATACTTTGAACTGGAGCGATCGAAAAACCGGATCGCCCAAGCCATGTCCGTATATTCCGTCCATAGTTTGGGATTGGAAAATAGAGAACTGGCAATGAAAGCAGCCGGTGCGCTCCTTGCATACATTGAAGAAACCCAAATGCAGGTGATGCAGCATGTCAATGCCCTCCACTATTACGACGTGGGACAGTTCATGGCCTTGGATCATGCCACCCGTTCCAATCTGGAGTTGACGAAAACCATTCGCGGAGGGGAGAAAAAGGGCAGTCTGTTGGGATTGTTGGATAAAACCAGGACATCCATGGGTTCCAGAAAATTGAAGCAGTGGTTGGATGAACCCCTTACGGATGCGAAAAAAATCAATCTGCGGTTGGAGGCGGTGGAGATCCTCTTTGACCAGCCGATGCAACGGGATACATTGAAAAACCGGCTGGAGCAGATCTATGATCTGAAGCGGTTGGTGGGGAAAATGTCCATGGGGACCTGCAATGCAAAAGATCTACTGGCATTGAAAGATTCCATTTATCAGATCCCTCCCATAAAAGAAGTGATGCTAGCATTGAATGCTCCACTTTGGGAAGAAATGATACGCTCTTTAGACGATTTGGGAGATATTGGCGAGTTGTTGGAGCGCTCCATTGATCCCGATCCGCCTTTGTCCGTAAAAGAAGGCAACATGATCCGGGATGGATATCATGAGGAAGTGGATCATTATCGGGAGATCACCACCGACAGCAAGAATCTGCTGTTAAAAATGGAGCAGCGGGAAAGGGAGAAAAGCGGGATCCGCTCCCTGAAAATAAAATACAACAAGGTTTTTGGATATTACATCGAAGTGACCAACAGCAACTTGTCTTCCGTTCCACCGGATTATATTCGGAAACAGACCCTGGCCAACAGCGAACGCTACTTTACGCCGGAATTGAAGGAACTGGAAAACAGTATCTTGGAAGCAGATCAGAAACTTGAAGAATTGGAATACATCCTTTTTCAGGAAATCCGCAGTGAAATATTGAAAAGTTTGGATCGGATCAAGACGACGGCGGAAATCATCAGTCAGGTGGACGTCTTATACGCACTGGCGCAAGTTTCCTTTGAAAACAATTATATTCGCCCAAAAGTGGATGAAAGCAAAGAGATCCTCATTGTGGAAGGCCGCCACCCTGTAGTGGAATCCATGTTGGAAAATAACGCTTTCGTTCCCAACTCCGTAGAAGTGGATACGAAGGACAACCGAATGATTATCATCACAGGACCCAACATGGCCGGCAAATCGACGTATATACGCCAAATCGCACTGATCGTCCTTATGGCCCAAACCGGGTGTTTTGTTCCGGCAGCTCAGGCAAAAATCGGAGTGGTGGATCGAATTTTCACCCGAGTAGGAGCATCTGATGATTTGGCTTCCGGACACAGTACTTTCATGGTGGAGATGAGTGAAGTCTCCAACATCCTGCAAAATGCCACAAAAGACAGTCTGGTCATTTTGGATGAGGTGGGTAGGGGAACCAGCACATTCGACGGTTTGAGCATCGCTTGGGCTGTGGTGGAACACCTGGTGGACCACGTGGGATGCAAAACATTTTTTGCCACCCATTACCATGAATTGACCGAAATGGAAGAGGTCAAGGAAGGGGTGCGAAATTACTGCATAAAAGTACAGGAGCGTGAAACCGGGGTACTGTTTTTGCGTAAAATCGTGTCGGGAAGTGCCGATAAAAGCTATGGCATCGAAGTGGCAAAACTGGCTGGATTGCCGGAACCGGTGATCCGAAGGGCCAATGAATTGCTGGTGGTCCTGGAACAGAAGGAAGATAAAGTAAAAAAAAGCAAGTCCCTGGCACAAACCCTCCCCATTGTGGAGGATCGGGTCAATCTCTTCAATTATAAAGACAAACAGATCATTGAAGAACTGGACCAGCTTCCATTGGATGAAATGACGCCCATGGAATCCATGAACTATCTGTATGCGTTGAAAAAAAGAGTCACAGAGGTCAAAGAATGA
- the miaB gene encoding tRNA (N6-isopentenyl adenosine(37)-C2)-methylthiotransferase MiaB, translating to MKFKITTYGCQMNENDSEKISGMLKNLGHLPVVDEKEADLVILNTCSVRENANDKFFGHLGYFKRLKETNPKMVLCVCGCMMQQESVIMEVKSRHRHVDIIFGTHNIHEFPQLLDQHLEKEEMIVDVWKDGADIVENLPVDHRYPFKAYVSIMHGCNNFCSYCIVPYTRGRERSRKMESIILEVEALAANGCKEVTLLGQNVNSYGDSLEEPATFSELLTRLANVEGLERIRFMTSHPKDLSDDLIRVIAEEKKVCNHVHLPVQSGSSKVLREMNRKYTKEQYLQLVEKIRKEVPEVAITTDIIIGFPGETEDDFEETLDLMRLCSFDLAFTFLYSTRELTPASQREDQVPDDIKHQRMDRLLEVHHEISRAQNEKYLGKIVEVLVEGLSKNNPDRVSGRTETAKLVNFPGDESMVGQIVKVKITDAKTFSLDGTIIE from the coding sequence ATGAAATTCAAGATAACAACATATGGTTGCCAGATGAACGAAAATGACTCGGAAAAAATTTCCGGGATGTTGAAAAATCTGGGTCACTTGCCGGTAGTGGATGAAAAAGAAGCAGATCTCGTCATTTTGAATACATGCAGTGTGCGGGAAAATGCAAACGACAAATTTTTTGGACATTTGGGCTATTTCAAAAGGCTGAAGGAAACAAATCCGAAGATGGTTTTATGCGTTTGTGGATGCATGATGCAGCAGGAATCCGTGATCATGGAGGTCAAAAGCAGACATCGCCACGTAGACATCATTTTTGGGACCCATAACATCCATGAGTTTCCACAACTGCTGGATCAACATCTCGAGAAAGAGGAAATGATCGTAGACGTTTGGAAGGATGGTGCGGACATCGTGGAAAACCTTCCGGTCGATCACCGTTATCCCTTCAAAGCGTATGTATCCATCATGCACGGCTGCAACAATTTCTGCAGCTATTGCATCGTTCCTTATACCAGAGGGAGAGAGAGAAGCAGAAAGATGGAAAGCATCATACTGGAAGTGGAAGCTCTTGCAGCCAATGGCTGCAAGGAAGTGACCCTTCTTGGACAAAATGTCAATTCCTATGGAGATTCCCTGGAGGAACCTGCGACATTTTCCGAGCTATTGACCCGATTGGCCAACGTGGAGGGATTGGAGAGGATCCGTTTTATGACATCCCATCCCAAAGATCTGTCCGATGATTTGATCCGCGTCATTGCGGAAGAAAAGAAAGTTTGCAACCATGTGCATTTGCCCGTGCAGTCGGGAAGCAGTAAAGTGCTCCGGGAAATGAACCGAAAGTACACCAAGGAACAATATTTGCAACTGGTTGAAAAAATCAGGAAAGAAGTACCGGAAGTCGCCATAACTACCGATATCATCATCGGGTTTCCCGGTGAGACGGAAGATGATTTTGAAGAGACGCTGGATCTGATGCGTCTTTGTTCCTTCGACCTGGCCTTCACGTTTCTGTATTCCACCCGGGAACTCACTCCGGCCAGCCAGCGGGAAGACCAGGTTCCTGATGATATCAAGCATCAACGAATGGACCGGTTGCTGGAGGTGCACCACGAAATCAGCCGGGCGCAAAATGAAAAGTATTTGGGAAAAATAGTGGAAGTATTGGTGGAAGGGTTGAGCAAAAACAATCCGGACCGTGTATCCGGGAGAACAGAAACAGCAAAGCTGGTGAATTTCCCCGGAGATGAAAGCATGGTAGGCCAAATCGTAAAAGTAAAGATCACCGATGCCAAGACGTTTAGTCTGGACGGAACGATCATCGAGTAA
- a CDS encoding MBL fold metallo-hydrolase RNA specificity domain-containing protein → MKISFYGAAQMVTGSCFLCETEKKRFLVDCGMFQGGKQLDELNYQPFPFNPQDLDFMLLTHAHIDHSGRIPKLVKEGFKGKIYTNTATEELCGIMLEDSGFIQEMEAEWKNKKRVRKGLEEIEPMYTVQDALQALKNFEGVNYGETVVIDEGLKVRLINSGHMLGSAFVEISVLEEEKWNVYLFTGDLGSNNMPILKDPAVLERVDYLVVESTYGNRTHGEKKDNGVDLLEIIKRSARMGGNVVIPSFAVGRTQEVLYDINEYKENGLLGEFENIPVYVDSPLAIKATEIFRRNCKLFDKEATSKIAKGDDPLLFENLHFTLTSDESKAINEDQKSKIIISASGMCEAGRIKHHLKHNLWRKESSVVFVGYQAPGTLGHRIKSGNEKVRVFGEEIAVKSGIYSVEGFSSHGDMDDIVSWIEGNKEIPRKIVLVHGEEDSIYHLQGVLSNRFRIDVLVPAMGDTIELLESNGVIHEEDLVPEIQDDSVEDAIKDLIEVMDLLESKQDVDLASVKEHIAAMKKSLVPK, encoded by the coding sequence ATGAAAATCTCATTTTACGGAGCGGCACAAATGGTAACAGGTTCTTGTTTTCTATGTGAAACCGAAAAGAAACGATTTTTGGTGGATTGCGGCATGTTTCAAGGAGGCAAGCAGCTGGACGAATTGAACTATCAACCATTTCCGTTCAATCCCCAAGATTTGGATTTTATGCTATTGACCCATGCCCACATCGATCACTCGGGCCGGATCCCCAAGCTGGTAAAAGAGGGATTCAAGGGGAAGATATACACCAATACCGCCACCGAGGAATTATGCGGAATCATGCTGGAAGACAGTGGCTTCATTCAGGAAATGGAAGCGGAATGGAAAAATAAAAAACGGGTACGTAAAGGCCTGGAGGAGATCGAGCCCATGTATACGGTCCAGGATGCCCTCCAAGCGTTAAAGAACTTTGAAGGAGTAAACTATGGAGAAACGGTGGTCATCGACGAAGGGTTGAAAGTTCGTCTCATCAATTCAGGGCACATGCTTGGTTCTGCTTTCGTCGAAATTTCTGTTTTGGAAGAAGAGAAATGGAATGTATACTTGTTTACCGGGGATTTGGGATCCAACAACATGCCGATCCTGAAAGATCCCGCAGTTTTGGAACGAGTGGACTATCTGGTGGTGGAATCCACCTACGGGAATCGAACCCATGGAGAGAAAAAAGACAATGGCGTCGACTTGTTGGAGATCATCAAGAGATCCGCCCGTATGGGTGGAAATGTGGTCATTCCGTCATTTGCCGTAGGCCGGACCCAGGAAGTGCTATACGATATCAATGAATACAAGGAAAACGGACTCCTTGGCGAATTCGAAAACATCCCTGTATATGTGGACAGTCCTCTTGCGATAAAAGCCACCGAGATCTTTCGCAGAAACTGCAAACTCTTTGACAAGGAAGCAACCTCAAAAATCGCTAAAGGAGACGATCCCTTGCTCTTTGAAAATCTTCATTTTACATTGACCAGCGATGAATCCAAGGCCATCAATGAAGATCAGAAGAGCAAGATCATTATTTCCGCCAGCGGCATGTGTGAAGCAGGAAGGATCAAGCATCATTTAAAACACAATTTGTGGAGAAAAGAATCCTCCGTCGTATTCGTGGGATATCAAGCTCCTGGAACCTTGGGCCATCGCATCAAAAGCGGGAATGAAAAGGTGCGGGTATTTGGCGAAGAAATAGCCGTAAAGAGCGGCATATATTCGGTGGAAGGATTTTCGTCCCATGGGGACATGGATGACATTGTATCCTGGATCGAAGGAAACAAAGAGATCCCCAGAAAAATCGTATTGGTCCATGGAGAAGAAGATTCCATCTATCATCTGCAAGGGGTTTTGTCCAATCGGTTTCGTATCGATGTGTTGGTGCCAGCCATGGGAGACACTATTGAATTGTTGGAAAGCAATGGTGTGATCCACGAGGAAGATCTGGTTCCGGAGATCCAGGACGACAGCGTGGAAGATGCCATCAAGGATCTGATCGAGGTCATGGATCTGCTGGAAAGCAAGCAAGATGTGGATCTTGCATCGGTGAAGGAACATATCGCCGCAATGAAAAAATCCTTGGTTCCAAAGTAA